The window TTCAAACTCAGTGTTAGATTTACATTTAGCACTGGCATTAAACACCAAAAGTAGCTAAATTGGTTGGTTAGTGTTGTTTTTTATGTGAAATTCTCGAGGATTTTGGTGTTAGCTTATGCGTTTAAAAATGATCGTGCAAATAACTATCGGCTCATCCGAATAGCAGCAGTACGGTCGCTCGCACGGATCGGATGCATTACCTGACCAATCAACAGTACAGATATTAGGGAAAGGAAGACGTTGTACCTGCATATAGGTGACTCAATAACTGATGTTCAGTTAGCTATAATAAATGCGTGGAAGAGCCAAAGAGGGTAAGCTGAGGCttgtttagagcaagtttaataatacagtggttcaaattatctatagctaatctaatagtctATTCAGATAATAgctaactataaaaatatactacaccgtTAATACACGATTCTACCCCTCATACACACGTAACGTCTTAGAGTTTTTGTTACAATTAGTTATAAATCTACAGGCCGAtttattctctcttttcttttttcttttcgatATATGATTATAGCTAGTTTATAGCCTTTTATTGTACCGCTCTTAGGTGGTCAAGATTCGGTCAAAAGCAGCGGCAGAGCAAAGAAaggatgatggagaagaactCGCAGCGGTGACTGGTCGATCAGACGGCGAAGATAGACTGATGCATGCCTCTCCCTGCAGCTGTATACAGTATGCTTCcgtccattctaaaatataataacttttatcCCTTAgtatttatcctaaaatataataacaactctccaccaatattctcttcccaaccaatcacaatcattcatcatttatttttttccacctACCTCTACTAATCATCAATCACAAAcctccaccactcacttctacctactttcttaataatcgtgtccaactctaaaacttattATATTCTTGGACGGAGGGGTAGCAGACTATAAATCAGCTAAATACATAtcgagaagataaaaaaaagagagaagaacaaCGTGGCAACAGATTTATAACGAGGTCTATTGAGATatgttgtactagaatatgttcTATCCCATCTTAGGTTGTGTTTTTGGGACGAaaaaagtatatatttatagataattattgtataaattagttaTTAAATTGAGTATAGATGATTTAAAGTTAGTTGGCTATACCATTGGGTGAGACTGCGAGTTGAGCGAGTGAGGCACTGTTTCCCTGGCCCCACATTGGCTGTCTTCATCCGACAGCTGCCAGCCCTCGAAGTCCTCACTGATCTCTCTCTATACTTCTTCCAGCATTTCTGCTTGATCATCATCAGCAGCTGCATTGCCTGgcctactagtagtagtattgCTATTGCTCAATTGTTATCGAGACTGTTAGAGACTGTTTAATCTGACGAAAGGATAGATATATTTCGCTTAATCTGATGATTAATCATGTGCTGCACACTCTATGCTATggagtagtagtactcgctgggCAGAACATTCTCCTTGCGCGTCTTTTGAAGCCTCTGCCGCTGGAATGATTggatggaaaagaaagaaaattatGCGTGCACAATGAGAGCCGAGGCAGCCATCGGCTGTCTCGCCCATGGACAAGAAAAGGTCACTAGTGGCCATTGCGTTGCAATGACACGAATCAACGAACAGCTTTGAGTCCAATCCAAAAACACATTTAGTTTTGGTACGAATCAACAAACGCTTCGTCGCTATGCATCCATCCATGCAACACACTGCTGTTCCTATGgccatactccatccgtccaaaaaaaagaccCGATCCATTTCAACTAGTGTCACAATCAATTATTTCATTTCTATTGGAGCATTGGCCTAGTAGCCTCCTCCTCTTTTGTTACTACAAGAATGTCCCTTTACTTCCATAGAAAAGGTTAAttaagttttcttttcttttctatcgCTGACTATAATTAGCACATACTCcttctgttttaaaataaaccaacttaTACATATGATTTTGGATAAATCAACTATGAATCTAAATATCCGTATgtaaaagttgattttttttactagagTATCTCTTTCTTTTAACAATCAAGATAAACGCCACACAACAGCTAGCATGGACTCATATGAAGAAGGTGAAGATGGTTAATTAGAGGTAGAAAAGATCAAGCACAAGGGTAACACAATAAACCAACTGCTCCAAATCTCTCTTTTTGTCCCTGACCAGATTAGTGAATTGCCTTTTGTCAACAGTGACGTTAGCTGGATCTGATCATGAATACTCTCTCCCCAACTGTACTGTTGATAAATATGGGAATTGGGCAATGTGGTCAAGCAAAGGGACCATCAGTTCATCATTCTCTTTTGCATTTCTTTAtcaggtgggacccacacccAAAGCTCCACCCCGGGACCACATGCAGCTCTTCCTTTCATGAGGGCTGATGCGGTCAAAGGGTGAAAGGGGGACGGTCAACGGGAGATTACCACTACCTGGATGCATGTGGGCATAATGatagtagtactagtaattaAGAGTTAATTATCCATATGCACATATAGCAGCTAAGCTTAGCCTCAAACCTTGGAGTGCGAAACACTGTAACCAAATCCATTGGAACGTGACCGGCACATGCAATGAGTGCCTAAATTAGAAAGGAGCACGGCTTGGAAAAGTTAGTGCTCACATCATTGTATATTTGTACCAACAGATTGTGTAAATACAAAGCGTACAATATCATAAAAGCCACATGAAAATAAAAGAGATGATCTAGATATACGAAATTGATTGTTCctttccccccaaaaaaaaaaagaaattgattGTTCCTTACCAAGGGTATTTGTTAGAGATAAAACTTTATAGTGGAGTATAATCTTGTAGCAACTCATATGGACCATTAAGATCAAAATATGGAGACTCAGATTATATGACAGTCCTTATAACTGCATTTGATGTAAATCGAGAGATGTACTGTGGTAGTTCCTGTTATTTATAACAGTCTTTTCTAGCTTGTTCcttgtagattttttttcctaataatatactccctccgtttctaaatatttgacaccgttgactttttagcacatcaccgttcgtcttattcaaaaacttttatgaaatatgtaaaactatatgtatacatataagtatatttaacaataaatcaaatgataggaaaaaaataattacttaaattttttaataagacgaacggtcaaacatatttaaaaaagtcaactgggtaaatatttagaaacagatAGAGTATTAAAGTACAAAGCTTTTATGCACTCAAAAAAAATAACCACACTTGATCTCAATATTGAGCGAGGGTCCTCCCAGTACTGCAGAGGATCTGGATTTCTCAATATCGAGAGTCAAATATTCGCATTCGTATGGGCCATAGAGCTGAGACTTGAGAGAAGGAAAACGTGTGGAGGAAAAGTCCGAAAATCCCATGCTTGTGTCCTGCTATCTCGACTGGGAGCACAAGCAGAGACGACGCGAAGGCTGACATGTGAAGTACTTCTACTAGGAGTACTACTCGCACAGGTCTGGGCGGCAAGCAACCGAGGCAGGAGGAGCCGTACGAGTCAGCAGTCATCATCAGCCAGCGTGGCGTCGCATTGGATTCGCTTCCTTCTTCTGCTCCCTTCTCCTGCCCCAAAACGTCGCAACGAATAACGATGCCCCTCGGATCTGCCTGCACCCGAGTACTCCTGTGTACTCtatccattccaaaataaaagaaaaacatgtccAGGCACTCGATATTCCAGATAGCATCATCTTATCTTAGATTTGATTATTTTAAAACGGTGAGAGTAGTCcagtactgctgctgctgctaattGGATTTTTATCTGAATATGGAAGACATATTCAGATTTGTTATTCTAAATATCATCACATCTTGTTTTAGGTTatcctaagttaatttattttgagacggagagagtagcccAGACTGTCCGGTACTGCTACCGCTGCTGCTAATGTTGATTTTTATCTGGGAGCAAATGAGGTCTCGTTGAGTTCTAGGaataaacaacaattcattTGCTACTTTGCTTAGCTTAAACAGCAGGTCATGCGGCTCACGCCCGGTCGAGGATATGCGTGGCAATTCTTGCTTTGTATTGGTagaaatcatcatcatcttATGTACATCGGTGAGGATTACATGTACCGTGTCTAATGTCATGTGCAACAGTGTAAGCCTAATTAAGCAGAGGTTAATATGTACATGGGGACGCCATCTCTTACCAGATGGACGGAGCAGAGGAGAGGCGGGCTACTTCCACACCTTGACGGCGCCGTCTCTGCTTCCCGAGATGAGCCTGTGGCTCGACAAGTTCACGGAGGCCAGCGCGAGGATCGCGTCTCGGTGGCACCccgcggaatccgcggcggccatggcgagctGCGTCTTGTGGGTTAGCCTCGACGCCGTCGTGGGCTGTCTGCATATTTCCTGCACAcagaagcaagcaagcaaacacACTCTAATCAGGTTCAAGATTTGCAGATGGGGAAGAATGTGGCACAAACCAATAATCATGAAGAGAGATTTGACATTGATCAATCGAAAGTTAAAACTGAAAGATACAGCACAGAACAGCATAGATGTAGCAGAAAAATTCATATTTTACGACTAGTTACCTGCACAACTTGTACACAAGAGCTGGATCTTATATCGTACGTCTCGTCGTTTCCAGCTCCTTTCACCGAGGGACCGGCTATACAGAAGCTTTGCTCAGGCCTTCAAAAACATCAAAGGAAAACGCTAGTTTTATATGACAGGCACCtcaggagattttttttttgcaaaatcagTAGTAGTATGGTACAAATACTGAACCTGGCCTGATCCCAGTAGCGTATCTTCAAGTCCGTTCCTCCGGTCAATAGGTCCCCTCCTGGCAAAGGAAGCAAAGAGCGGATGCCTGGAAGGCGTGGAGGCGGGTCACATAATTCTTCAATTCGGTAATTATAATTCGCTGGCCGGGTCTCATCTCTGGtatttggatgtattgatggtGCCTTTGGTACAACAGCTTCATTCTCAGTACTTGCTGTTCTAAATATCTGCATAGTTCATCAAATTTACAGGGCATGAGTAGAGTCGTCAAGTGACTGCACTTGATAGATTAGAGGTGTTCACTtcatttttctcaaaaaaaacaCTGACTCTTATAGAAGACTAACTAATTACAAATGTGAGTAAACAAGGTATTTTATCAACTGTGACAGCTCAGGAAACACCAAGCAGAAAGCCATATGTTACCTGGTGACGGCTTCCATTCTCAGCATCCCATAGGGTAACTTCATTGCAGCCTGCAGCAACAAAAACCACAGGTCTCCCGGAAGAAGAAATTGAATTCGGTGGTGGTATAAACAAGCACAATTTCTCTATAGGGGTTGCTGGCAAATATTTCCATGAGTTAACGGGAAGCAAAAACCTATTATCCCACAACGTAAGAACGCCTCTTGAAGACCCAGAGATGAACCAATTCCCGCACTGGCCCACTACAAGTGCCGATACATAGCCCTCCTCTGGTGAAGATCTAAATGACCAAGACTCAGCATTGGTCCTTGTATCCCATTTATGTATGCCACAATGTTCAGTGCTGAAAAGAATGGTTGGGCTAAAACTCTCTGTGGAACAGTTCACAACACTGAGAATTGCACCTTCTTTCAAATCTTTCCTTTTTACATCAACAATGCCAGAATACCTTTCGATGACACTCCCTACACCACGTGCGCAGTCAACAGAAAACAAGTGCAATGTTCCATCACTAGCACCAACAATAACTTGGGGAGTACCATGAAGCATTGTCGTACATAGAGCTCGGCTACTACCGAGGCTATATGTTAACCTAGATCTGAAGGCAATGTCCTTttccaattttcttgtatcccATATCTTGACACTTGAGTCATCTGAAGCTGTTACGAAAAAGGTATTGTCGGTTGATACAGCAATATCATTGACAGATAAGCGATGCTCCTGAAGATGTGCCACCAGAACTCCACGGGGTTTCCAACTTGTCTCCAGAGACAATGCTGGTCTGGTGAACGATCCTGAATTATCAGAGTTGGAAATGATATCACCTGGTATAGACGAGCTGCTATTCATTGAGTCACTGATGCTCCCATCTCGGTGCATGTTACTGAAATGATTTTCTCTAGTACGTATGCCTGGAACTGAACTTGATAAACTCCCATGCCGGTCAGATCCCAAATTTGCATGTAGTGCTGTCCCTTGCATGGAGTATAATGGTATTCCTTTAGGTACGCCATCATAAAAGGAACTAGATCCATGTACTGCAGAGCTTATATATGCTGAACTAGCAGAAGAAAAATCTTTAATGTTCAAAGACACATCATTGGACATCTTAGGTCCTCTCAACCTTGAATCATCTTCAATCATGATTGATGAACCACTTTGTACCATGGCAGGATACCTTCCTCCATGCACTGTCAATTCTTTTTTACCATCACCCTTCAGTAAAATGTCTCCTGCATCATGGACATCCTCTAAAGCTTGGTACAAGACTAATTTTGAGACCGGAGGCTTAATACATGAAAGAAGAGCAGTTTCTGATGACAATGATGGTGGCTCCCTGTGTAAAAAATGCTTAAGATGTGGAAAAAGGTATACAAAGGTGTCTACAGGCCCTATGCTCTCACTGCAAGCAACAACAAATCTTACAGCGGACCGTTTAACCCATTGGACTGGATGACACAGCAAGGGAAGAGCCTTTCCAAATAGGCCAACAATCGCCCTTTTCCTCAAATAACCACTTTTGCACATCATAGTCAAGCAGTCAAGTACTTTCACAAGCACAACCTCCATTTCATCACTTAGTGCCTGTTCAAGATAGGGCAAGAGATACTCCTCGACACTTCTGGAACCAATAAAATAGCACACAACAACAATCTGACCAAAATAAACTGCACGGAGCTGCTCATCACGGTCATTTAGAAATGCTGGAAGTATGGGAAGAAGAAAGTCGTTAGTTTGTCTATGTCCGAAGAAGTAACACAGGTAACCTATATCTTGCAGAAGAGCTCTGCGGACATTAGGTGTCTGTTTCTGTCCCATTACCAACTCTTGCACTATTTCATAAATAGATTTTCTGAGTCGTGCAAGTTGACCATTAATGCTATCTTGCTGCCTCTTTACTGGTGATTCTACAGACTGTGATCTGGGAGCTACCATTGATTCATCTAGAGGCCTAGCATCCTCTATACTCCGAGAACGAAGCAGGAATCTGTAGGCTGTCAAGGCCAACTTATAAATGTTGCTGGCATAGCAAACCCTAACACTCTCCTCTGTATCATCTGGGAGCAAAGAGAGCATTGGAAGGATGTACTCTGGGAATATCTTTGCATCACTGATAGGAAAGTCTTGAATAAGACAAAGAACATCAGATAGAGTTTCCAAAGCAGCACAGCGGACTATGGCAGCTGGATCTGAAAGCATCGCAATAACATATGGAATAACCAGCTGTAAGCGACTATCATCATCTATGTATGTAGAACAAATCTTCAGAAGTATGAGACTAGCCCTTCTAAGCTCTGGCTTTTTGACACTTCGTATGCATGAGCAAAGTAATGAGGCAAGCAAAACCATGCCTTCACAGCTCACCTTGTACTCTGTTTGTTGGAAAATGTCAAAATTATAGGTATCTGATTGAGCATCATAACTAGACACTAACGCAAGTAGGTTACTCTTTGAGATCTTCTGCAAATGTGATACACAATTGTTCTGGCCCATCAAACCACTTTCAGTTCTTCCAGCTTGACAAACCTGCTGCAAGGACTGAATACCATTTGCATGGGAAACATTGGGAGTAACAGACCGGTCTCTGTCTTGTGTGATCTTTGTACTTGTACGGTCGTCCTTCTCCAGTTCCTTGAGGAGGAAATTGAGATCTCCAACAATATGCTTATGCTGTGCAGGACTGTTTATCTTAACTACAGGTACACTTTTGGCATATTCTTTTGGTGAATTTACAGTTTGCCCTCCGATGCCCATTTTCCCAGACAGTTCATTATGCACAGGCACAGTAGCAGATCCTTGAATTTTCTCGAGTGTTGAGCCACTTATCATTATATCATGCATCTTTTCAAAATATTCTTGAGTCTTCTCGACCTGTCAAAAGGCATGTATGTTTGGATATCCATGGTCAAGAATAACAAAGTAGAAGTTTAACATAGATGTAATTGATCCTTACCCTAGCATCTGAGTGAAGCGGAACAATATCTGAGAAAAATTTGTGGAGAAATTTCGAAAAATAAACCGGGAATACAACAGATTCATATTTTTGCAAGTAGTTTTTGCATGATAGCCTTTCTTTCGGGTCTAACTGAATCATGTGAAGTACCATGTCACGGATACCAGTATCTTGTATCTGCAAGCACAAATGGATAATGAGCCATTTTTCTTTATGCATTATCTAATGTTCCACTCCATGACCCAGGAAGATATTACAATGTTGCAAGA of the Oryza sativa Japonica Group chromosome 2, ASM3414082v1 genome contains:
- the LOC4331010 gene encoding serine/threonine-protein kinase VPS15, with amino-acid sequence MGNKIAKTTQASATEYYLHDLPSTYNLVLVEVVSRGRFLKSVRCKHDEGLLLVKVYFKRAGEPLDLKEHERRLERIRNAFEGLEGSHVWPFQVWLQTDKAAYLLRQYFYSNLHDRLSTRPFLSKIEKKWLAFQLIHAVEQSHSKGICHGDIKCENVLVTSWNWLYLADFASFKPTYIPDDDPSDFSFFFDTGGRRRCYLAPERFYEHGAETQVAADAPLQRSMDIFSLGCVLAELFLEGQPLFELSQLLAYRRGQYDPIHTLEKIQDTGIRDMVLHMIQLDPKERLSCKNYLQKYESVVFPVYFSKFLHKFFSDIVPLHSDARVEKTQEYFEKMHDIMISGSTLEKIQGSATVPVHNELSGKMGIGGQTVNSPKEYAKSVPVVKINSPAQHKHIVGDLNFLLKELEKDDRTSTKITQDRDRSVTPNVSHANGIQSLQQVCQAGRTESGLMGQNNCVSHLQKISKSNLLALVSSYDAQSDTYNFDIFQQTEYKVSCEGMVLLASLLCSCIRSVKKPELRRASLILLKICSTYIDDDSRLQLVIPYVIAMLSDPAAIVRCAALETLSDVLCLIQDFPISDAKIFPEYILPMLSLLPDDTEESVRVCYASNIYKLALTAYRFLLRSRSIEDARPLDESMVAPRSQSVESPVKRQQDSINGQLARLRKSIYEIVQELVMGQKQTPNVRRALLQDIGYLCYFFGHRQTNDFLLPILPAFLNDRDEQLRAVYFGQIVVVCYFIGSRSVEEYLLPYLEQALSDEMEVVLVKVLDCLTMMCKSGYLRKRAIVGLFGKALPLLCHPVQWVKRSAVRFVVACSESIGPVDTFVYLFPHLKHFLHREPPSLSSETALLSCIKPPVSKLVLYQALEDVHDAGDILLKGDGKKELTVHGGRYPAMVQSGSSIMIEDDSRLRGPKMSNDVSLNIKDFSSASSAYISSAVHGSSSFYDGVPKGIPLYSMQGTALHANLGSDRHGSLSSSVPGIRTRENHFSNMHRDGSISDSMNSSSSIPGDIISNSDNSGSFTRPALSLETSWKPRGVLVAHLQEHRLSVNDIAVSTDNTFFVTASDDSSVKIWDTRKLEKDIAFRSRLTYSLGSSRALCTTMLHGTPQVIVGASDGTLHLFSVDCARGVGSVIERYSGIVDVKRKDLKEGAILSVVNCSTESFSPTILFSTEHCGIHKWDTRTNAESWSFRSSPEEGYVSALVVGQCGNWFISGSSRGVLTLWDNRFLLPVNSWKYLPATPIEKLCLFIPPPNSISSSGRPVVFVAAGCNEVTLWDAENGSRHQIFRTASTENEAVVPKAPSIHPNTRDETRPANYNYRIEELCDPPPRLPGIRSLLPLPGGDLLTGGTDLKIRYWDQARPEQSFCIAGPSVKGAGNDETYDIRSSSCVQVVQEICRQPTTASRLTHKTQLAMAAADSAGCHRDAILALASVNLSSHRLISGSRDGAVKVWK